A window of Bacillus sp. DX3.1 genomic DNA:
TCCACGTACTAAAATACCTTTTTTAAAAAAGACGGATTTGAATTTTTCTAGCGGTGCATCTAGCCCCTTACTTTCAAAATAATCGATTGTGAAACGCCCAAATTCTAATTCCTCCAAGTAATAATTTTCTTGCATGGTCATTTCTGCCGCGAAACATGATAAATAGTCAATTTTAATTGTGTAATCCAAAGTTTCATATTTTACTTCATCAGTATGTAGTTTTTCTAATAATATTTCGATAAAGCGATCCACAAGAGATGCTTCATTTATTGGTATAAATTGTGATTGCTTTTCAATAATACTCAACAACAATTAAATATTAAGGGGAGTTTTAGGTAACCCCACCGTTGTAATTATTTTGGTGATTCTATCCAAGATGATATCGTGGTCAATATGGTTTTGTGGAAACCAATTTTTAATTAACTTACGTGTTTGATTTCTTGTATATGAATATACATAATACGTTTCAAAATTATTAGATATAATGGGCGTTTCTTTTATTTTAATTGTTTCAAGTACATCTTCATCCATACTCAAAATTACTTTTATATTTGGATAGGTTTTCATAAATTCATCAAGTTTACTAAGTTTCTTGTCATTTTGGCACTCAAAATCATCAACTAATAAAACAATGTTTTCGGAAGCTAATAATTCTTCAAAATCAACATTAGTCACGTTATACTCTTGGAAATAGTTAGAAACAGCTTTTTCAATTATATTTCTACCTTGAGGTAATTCATTGAAATTTAAAAATATTGGTAATTTCAATGAACCTAAATATTCATTGAAATAATAATAACCAATGTAGTTTAATAATGTAGTTTTTCCTATTTCTTTTTTCCCTACGAAAATTAAATTTTGATTTTGAGACAAAATCGTCTGTAATTCTTCGAATGTCTCTGGATTTGTTTTCCCAAAGCTTTCAGGTTCCTTAGATAATAAAGGTGAAACATAAATATCTTTCAAGTGTTTCGGTGCAGATGTATCAATTGAAAGTGATGTAATCAATTTCTCATTTAAACTTTGAATGACACCTTCTTTCATACGCATCTTTATTTCAATTTTTTTTTTTTGTATTAACTCTTGTACTAATTGTTCCTCACTAGTGTTATTTCTAGTAGGAATTGTATATCGTACTTCCCCGTTTTCAACAAAATTCAAAGCTTTATCAAATTCACGTCTTTTATCATAATACTGGCGTAGTAGCATATGAACTTCGCCAGTGTCTGTATCATAGGTTGTTAACGCATAACCGTTAAATTCCCTACCTTCGAAGATTGCTCCACAACGATAAAAAATTGTAGTGTGTACCGTGTTTACAATCTGGTTAGGATCATGAGCATGTAGATGACCATGGAAAACCATATCAAAATTTTCAATTAGCATTGACTGAATGGACTCTTTATCAAAGTCTTTTAGCCAATCCAATGGATGATGAAACATAGCAATTTTAAGATCTACATCACTCAAATCATTTAAGGCATTATCAATTTGTCTTTCCCCAATTAATAATTTACCTCTATCATCATCCCCCCCGAATGCACACCATGAAGAGTTTAAGCATGCAATTCCTATTCTAAATCCGTTTTTTTCAAATACATATGTAGAATAAAGATTGTTTCGAGAAACTTCATATTGGTTACCTTTGTCATAAAATAATTCAAGAAATTGATAATAATCTTCTAATCTTCTAAATAATACATCTTTATTTCTTCTTTCATCATCAATAAAAGTATTCAACTGGTCACGGTTGAGAAACTTGTCACTTAAATTACCATCAACATAAGGATCAATCTTATCCCTATTAACATCATGATTCCCTGGAACGAAGAATATATTGTCCTTATCTTTGTTAATACTAGACAACAATGGATTGATAAACTCAGTTTCCGCAATATCGTACTCATAATTCCCATCTAGTCCCTGAGAACCATTGTTAATAAGATCACCGTTAAATAGAACGAAGTCAACATCTTTATCCAGCTTTTGAACATCCTTGAAAAAAGCATTTAAAACAATTTTGACATCCTTTAATCTTGATTTGGAAATATGTAAATCAGAAACATTTAGAAATGTAATCTTCAAAATTTGTTCCTCCTCATGATATTAAAAATCAAATTACCCAAAGAAAAATTTGAATTTTGAGGTGAATTTATGGAATTTGAAAAAATTATTAAGTTGTTGAAAAGAATAAAAAGTAAAGAAGCTCAGAGCTTATTATTACGACAATTAGAAAAAAAGATTCCTGATGAATCTAAGCAAATATAAATCTATCCGTAAGAAAATATAAATCTATCCGTAAGAAAATTATACCTCATAAGGGATTTTTTCCCATCGTAATCTATGGAATAAGATACATCTTCTATTACTACTTAGTTTTCTTTATTTGATTGAATTTTCATAATGTAATCATCGAAATGTATTGTGAATAAGCATCTTAATCATATGAAGGCTGGGCAAGTCTGTGGCATCAAAGAATTTCGAAAATTCAATGGACTTAACTTCAAGTGAAGCTATTGGATTCGCAAAATTAAACGCAGGTGTAGTTCAGTCACCCGAAACAAGCATTAATCCATAGTATCTCGGAATCAAAAATTTTTAACACATCGAGGAACAACGGTAACAATCGATCCGAAGGAATGAAATGAATGGATATTTTATGATGGATGAGGACGAATAAAGAGTTGAATTTAGAGCACCTTAGCAGAACGAAGGCTGGGCTTCGTATTGGCACCAACGCATCCTTCGTGAAATGGACTTAGGTTCAGATGAAGCGATTGAGTTTGCAAAGTTAAATGCAGGTGTTGTTCAGCCATCGAAAACAAGTATTAATCCATACTACCTCGGCATTAAAATCTTTGAAGACATTGAAGAGCGCTATGACAATCCGACCGAGGAAATGAAACGCCGCGGTGTGAAGCCAGGATCGGGTCGGGAAAAAATGTTTGAAGTGCGTGAAATCGAGTGGGACGTATCCTTCCTTAGAAACTACTTAAATAAGGATCTCGTTATGCGAGAAGATATGTACTTATTCCAGCGCCAAGGCAAGGAATATAAAGTCGTTGATAAAGATTGGGAAAACGTTCGCGATCAGCTCGTCAATATGCGGACGAATGGTGGTTTCCCGTATTTAGTAGTTGAAGATGGAGATTATTTGAAGAATGGTGAGTTGTATATTAAGCATTCTTATGAAGGAATAGAGCTTGATTTGAAATACTTAGAGAAAGTATTGCCATACATTCATCAGCTATGGGGAAGAACAGTGCATATGGAGTCGAGTGTGGAGAATAAAGGTGTTGTGTTTTCATATGATGGGAAGATGGTGCACCGGAAGTATGTGTGAAAGCCGCCTCACATGAGGTGGTTTTTATTTTTGATGTTTTGCACCTATTGAGGTGATTTCTTCTTTAATAATAGGATTAATTATAGAGGGATTTCCTACATTTCCTAACATTGTTTCAATTTTGTGAACAAGTAGAAATATTGAGCTCCAAATATTGCACTAATGTTTTTTTACATTTATTATATACCTATACGGGTATACGTAATTTAATCTTGCTGCATTTATCCCGCTATCGGTAGGCGGTAAGACCCTCACCTCAAAGTTCAGCAAAAAGCAATGAAGTTAGGTGGAAGATAAACTGCCCGTAAAAGCCCGATTGGTGAGGGCTAATAATCAGTGGGGGATGAAGAAAACCCTCACTGATTAAAGTTTCACTTTATATCTCTGTGTGTAAAAATCAAAACACGAAGGGAAAAAAATTGAAAATGATTGAGGAGGTAAAAGAAAGATGAGTAAAAAAATCCTTGTAGTTGGTGGAGTTGCTGGTGGAGCATCAGTTGCAGCGCGTCTCCGTCGTTTAAGTGAAGATGATGAGATTATTATGTTTGAGCGCGGAGAGTATATTTCGTTTGCCAACTGTGGACTGCCATATTATATCGGCGGAGTCATTCATGAAAGACAAAAGCTGTTAGTGCAAACAGTAGAAAAAATGTCAAAGCGTTTTAATTTAGATATTCGTATTTTAAGCGAAGTCGTGAAAATTAATAAAGGAGAAAAAACAATTACTGTTAAAAATGTAGTAACAAATGAAACGTATGAAGAGTCTTATGATATTCTGATTCTCTCACCAGGTTCTAAGCCAATTTTCCCGCCTATTCCAGGTATCGAAACAGCAAAAGCGTTGTTTACATTACGAAATGTACCTGATACAGATCGTATTAAAGGATATATTGATGAAAATAAACCTCGTCATGCCACTGTAATTGGTGGAGGCTTTATTGGAGTTGAGATGGCTGAAAATTTGAGAGAAAGAGGAATTGAAGTAACACTAGTGGAAATGGCAAATCAAGTGATGCCACCAATTGATTATGAAATGGCAGCATATGTACAAGAACATATGGAAAACCATGGAGTTCAGCTCATTTTAGAAGATGGAGTAGATGCTTTTGAAGAAGATGGAACAATTATTCGCTTAAAAAGTGGTGCGAAAATTCATACAGATATGATCATTCTTTCTATCGGTGTTCAACCTGAGAGTAGTTTGGCTAAAGATGCTGGTCTTGAACTGGGAGTTCGAGGCACAATTAAAGTAAATGAAACACTACAAACTTCTGATTCATCTATTTATGCCATTGGCGATGCGATTGAAGTCAAAGACTTTGTGACTGAATCAGAAACAATGATTCCACTAGCGTGGCCAGCAAATCGTCAAGGTCGTATGTTAGCGGATATTATTCATGGTAATACAGAATCTGTATATAAAGGAACAATGGGTACATCGATTGTGAAAGTATTTGAATTAACGGTAGCTTCAACAGGAGTAAACGAGAAAGTATTAAAACATTTAGGTATACCCTATGAGGTAGTTCATGTACAAGCAAACTCTCATGCTGGTTATTATCCAAATGCATATCCAGTGTTATTAAAACTCATTTTTAATAAGGAAACAGGAGAAATGTATGGAGCGCAAGGCATAGGACGTGATGGAGTCGACAAGCGTATTGATGTTATTGCAACAGCAATGAAAGCAAAACTAAAGGTAATGGATTTACCTGATTTAGAATTAGCATACGCACCACCGTATTCTTCTGCTAAAGATCCTGTAAACATGGTGGGGTATGTGGCAACCAATATAATTGAAGGTCTTGTGGATACCGTACAATGGCATGAGATCGATGATATCGTCGAAAAAGGTGGATATTTAATTGACGTGCGTGAACCATATGAATTAAAACAAGGAATCATTAAAGGGTCTGTCAATATTCCATTAGATGAACTACGGGAGAGATTAGATGAAATCCCAATGAATCAAGATATATATATTACGTGTCAACTTGGTATGAGAGGGTATGTAGCGGCACGTATGTTAATGGAGAAAGGGTATAAAGTAAAGAATGTAGATGGTGGTTTTAAATTATATGCGACTGTTTTGTCTATGAATGTTTCACATTAAAAGTCATTCTGTTTTTTTGTTTAGAATACATGATCAATTTTTAAAAATTAGGGTTTACAAAATACCCCTTGAGGTATAATGTAAGAGATGAGTTCAAACAAGGACTTCACTCAAAAATTGATTTTGACATGATCATAAGTAATGTAATTATATATCTATAAAAGCATTTGGAGGTAGAGAATTGGAATACAGTGAAGATGTTAAAAACCGTCTCAAGCGAATTGAAGGTCAAGTTCGTGGTGTTCTTCGTATGATCGAAGAAGGTAAAGAGTGTAAAGACGTGATTACACAGTTAAGCGCATCAAGATCTGCAATGGATCGTACAATTGGGTTAATTGTAGGAATGAACTTAGAAAAGTGTTTGCGAGAACAATTTAAAAAAGGCGATATGTCAAATGAAGATTTAATAAAAGAAGCTGTACAGCTTCTTGTAAAAAGTAGATAATCTGTCAAACGAATGCGTTGACAGATTTTAAAAATAATATCAATATACCCATACGGGTATGAGTATAAAGAACGGAGGATATAAATCTAAATATAAGTTTACAAAGCAACTTACGGAAGGAAAAGAGCAAATGTTTCAAGTATTCCTGAACTCGTAGATATGGCCAAAGAGTTAGGTATCAATATGATTGTGTGTCAAATGACAATGGATGTGATGAACTTGAAAAAAGAAGACTTAGTAGAGGATATTGAAGTTGGCGAAGCCATCACATATTTAGAGTTCGTAAAAGATGCGGAAGAAGTCGTATTTTCTTATGAACGACTTGTAGAAGGAACAGTGATTGCAGTTGGAACAACAAAAATTGACATTCAAGTGATCTATTCACCAGGACATACAATTGGAAGTACATCATTCATTATAGATGGTTTCTATCTTCTATCAGGTGACATTCTATTTGTAGATTCTATTGGTCGTCCAGATCTTGCAGGTAAAGCGGAAGATTGGGTAAGTGATTTACGTAATACTTTATATAAACGTTATAAAGTATTATCCCAAGATTTAATCGTTTTACCAGCTCATTATTCTAAAGTGAGTGAAATGGATGAACAAGGCATGGTTAGCGCAAAATTAAAAGATTTATTTGTACAGAATGCGGGATTAAATATTGAGGATGAGGCAGAGTTTCGTAGAACAGTTACAGAAAATTTACCACCTCAACCAAATGCATATCAAGACATTCGTCAAACAAATATGGGGAAAATCAATCCAAGTGAAGAAGAAAAACGCGAAATGGAAATTGGACCAAATCGCTGTACGGTTCACGAATAAATCAAAAATAAACATACTATCGGGGGTATATAAAATGGATGCAAAACAAGTATTAGACACAAAAGGATTAGCATGCCCAATGCCAATCGTAAGAACAAAAAAAGCGATGGATGCTTTACAATCTGGAGAGATTCTAGAGGTTCATTCAACAGATAAAGGAGCTATAAAGGATATTCCAGCTTGGGCACAAGCTGGCGGACATGAAGTATTACAACATATTGAAGAAGCTGGTGTGCTAACATTCTGGATTAAGAAAGCGTAAGAGAAAGAGGCTGCTCTATGAATACATCAGCTTAACACAATGTATATGTAAATGATAAAAGGTTGTGTTCGGAGTAAAGTATTGTGATTAGAACCTTTTGAATCATGTTAAGTCGATAGCAACTCCATGATACAAGTAGTGAAAAAATTATGTAGAAGTAAAATATTAGAAATGTATGCAACGTAATGATGAAAAGTGAACAACAAAGGATTGGAGGTCATGTTGTATGAGTACGAATATGGCATTGAATATCGTTTTCATTGTACTTATTTCTTGGTTTATTGTATCTCGTTTTTTACCAGTTAAGGGAGTAAGAAATATAAATGGAAAAGAACTCAAAGAGGAGATGAATAAAAAGAATAAACAATTTATTGATGTTCGTACACCAGGAGAATTTAAAGGTAATCATATTCACGCTTTTCGTAACATTCCATTGAATGAGCTAGTACAGAAAGCAAATAATTTAGATAAAACCAAAGAAGTGGTAGTAATTTGCCAGAGTGGAATGAGAAGTAAACAAGCAACAAAAGTATTAAAGAAACTAGGATTTAAACACATTACAAATGTTTCAGGCGGTATGAATGCTTGGAACTAAGGAGGCATTACAAATGAAAGAAATTACAGCTAAAGAATTAGAAAATAAACTTATGAATGATGAAGAATTAAACATGATTGACGTGCGTGAAGTAGAAGAAGTTACAGAAGGAAAAATTCCAGGAGCGCTTCATATTCCACTTGGCTTATTAGAGTTTCG
This region includes:
- a CDS encoding DsrE/DsrF/DrsH-like family protein, whose protein sequence is MAKELGINMIVCQMTMDVMNLKKEDLVEDIEVGEAITYLEFVKDAEEVVFSYERLVEGTVIAVGTTKIDIQVIYSPGHTIGSTSFIIDGFYLLSGDILFVDSIGRPDLAGKAEDWVSDLRNTLYKRYKVLSQDLIVLPAHYSKVSEMDEQGMVSAKLKDLFVQNAGLNIEDEAEFRRTVTENLPPQPNAYQDIRQTNMGKINPSEEEKREMEIGPNRCTVHE
- a CDS encoding metallophosphoesterase, which codes for MKITFLNVSDLHISKSRLKDVKIVLNAFFKDVQKLDKDVDFVLFNGDLINNGSQGLDGNYEYDIAETEFINPLLSSINKDKDNIFFVPGNHDVNRDKIDPYVDGNLSDKFLNRDQLNTFIDDERRNKDVLFRRLEDYYQFLELFYDKGNQYEVSRNNLYSTYVFEKNGFRIGIACLNSSWCAFGGDDDRGKLLIGERQIDNALNDLSDVDLKIAMFHHPLDWLKDFDKESIQSMLIENFDMVFHGHLHAHDPNQIVNTVHTTIFYRCGAIFEGREFNGYALTTYDTDTGEVHMLLRQYYDKRREFDKALNFVENGEVRYTIPTRNNTSEEQLVQELIQKKKIEIKMRMKEGVIQSLNEKLITSLSIDTSAPKHLKDIYVSPLLSKEPESFGKTNPETFEELQTILSQNQNLIFVGKKEIGKTTLLNYIGYYYFNEYLGSLKLPIFLNFNELPQGRNIIEKAVSNYFQEYNVTNVDFEELLASENIVLLVDDFECQNDKKLSKLDEFMKTYPNIKVILSMDEDVLETIKIKETPIISNNFETYYVYSYTRNQTRKLIKNWFPQNHIDHDIILDRITKIITTVGLPKTPLNI
- a CDS encoding rhodanese-like domain-containing protein; this encodes MSTNMALNIVFIVLISWFIVSRFLPVKGVRNINGKELKEEMNKKNKQFIDVRTPGEFKGNHIHAFRNIPLNELVQKANNLDKTKEVVVICQSGMRSKQATKVLKKLGFKHITNVSGGMNAWN
- a CDS encoding metal-sensitive transcriptional regulator, yielding MEYSEDVKNRLKRIEGQVRGVLRMIEEGKECKDVITQLSASRSAMDRTIGLIVGMNLEKCLREQFKKGDMSNEDLIKEAVQLLVKSR
- a CDS encoding sulfurtransferase TusA family protein → MDAKQVLDTKGLACPMPIVRTKKAMDALQSGEILEVHSTDKGAIKDIPAWAQAGGHEVLQHIEEAGVLTFWIKKA
- the cdr gene encoding CoA-disulfide reductase, with protein sequence MSKKILVVGGVAGGASVAARLRRLSEDDEIIMFERGEYISFANCGLPYYIGGVIHERQKLLVQTVEKMSKRFNLDIRILSEVVKINKGEKTITVKNVVTNETYEESYDILILSPGSKPIFPPIPGIETAKALFTLRNVPDTDRIKGYIDENKPRHATVIGGGFIGVEMAENLRERGIEVTLVEMANQVMPPIDYEMAAYVQEHMENHGVQLILEDGVDAFEEDGTIIRLKSGAKIHTDMIILSIGVQPESSLAKDAGLELGVRGTIKVNETLQTSDSSIYAIGDAIEVKDFVTESETMIPLAWPANRQGRMLADIIHGNTESVYKGTMGTSIVKVFELTVASTGVNEKVLKHLGIPYEVVHVQANSHAGYYPNAYPVLLKLIFNKETGEMYGAQGIGRDGVDKRIDVIATAMKAKLKVMDLPDLELAYAPPYSSAKDPVNMVGYVATNIIEGLVDTVQWHEIDDIVEKGGYLIDVREPYELKQGIIKGSVNIPLDELRERLDEIPMNQDIYITCQLGMRGYVAARMLMEKGYKVKNVDGGFKLYATVLSMNVSH